TGTCAGGAGAGAGCCACTGAAGAAAGCTGCCTCCAAAGGAATCTTCAGACTGAAAGACCAGACAACTCctggtctggtggagtggttcaagttgtagaacatctgcctagcaagtgtgaggcctgagttcaaacccagcatcaAGAAatcaagtaaaatgaaataaaaaaataaataacccagACAACTCCTGACTGTGATTTGAGATATTGAGGCTGGAGagtccagagttcaaggccagcctagataaTGTGTTGAGACTTAGTCTCAAAAATATAGAGAGAGAGCAGGGGAGGGAGCTTGGAGGTAAGCCTCTGCACACCTGCCTCACAAgggcaaagcactgagttcaaaccccagtagcacacacacacaaaaaaatgtagaCAGAACAGACAGGAGTTTGTaagaggggagaagaaaaggcatTGTGGGCAGGGGGCCTAGGTAGGTAAAGgcaatgaacttttatttttgttagcattATGAGGACTGAAGTCATGACCTTGATGTTGCTAGTCACAATCTAGCACTAGAGCCACACCTTTAGTTAGGGTCTCTATTTTATGCCCTGGCAgacctggaccatgaccctccatTTATGCCTCTAACATAGCTAGAGGACAAGTGAGTGCCCCCACACCCAGTTTTATTCTTTAGACGAGTCTCACTAAGTTTGATTCAGTCCTCTGGATCTTTTCCTTCCAAGTTGCTGcgagcaggaaaaaaaagaagacatacttggACGGCCATAACTGGATAGATTTCATGGGCAAAATCCTGCCTTTCCTTTCAGGAGGCCCCCCACTGAGGCTTCTCCATCTCTTTCCGCAGTTCCTCCTACATCTGCCTTACTGTTCTCCCAGTAACAGGTCTGTTTGCAGACCTGCCCTTCCTCCATGCTGCATTCAGGAacatctttcaaaactaagctgACCATGGAGTTCCCAGATTCAAAGTGCTCAGAGGCTCCCTACAGCCCCCAGAACTCCATACTCCATGGTGTGCTCAGGGCCGTTTGGCATCTGTGTGAGGTCCTTTCTCTTGCCCTGTGGCCTCCACCTCACACCTGGTGTTCAGAGAGTGGACTAGTAGACATGGCTCCCATATAGGGCATTCTTGCTCCTGGCTCCTGGGTTTTTAAAGCCTGTCTGCCTCTGCTGTGAAATTCCCAGTTGTCCTCAACTGATGGTCTCTGGACCAACCTTGACATTCATAGTGAGGTTCTCAGGAAAGCCTTCCAAACTCCCAGGTTGCTTCCTACTCCTCTGCTCCAGGCTCTTGTGACAACTGTGCCATAAAAACCTCCCTTACTCTACTGAGGCCCCTTAGAGTTCAAGTCCTTGAGGACAGGGAGCTTCTGTGTCTACAGCCCAGGTGCATGGTGGCACATCCAGCTGCACCATATTTAAACACCAGAGGAAAATCATCAGTAGCTCATAAAGACCACTTCTAGGCATGTCTGCTCAGTCCTCAACCGCCCTAAAAGGTGTTAGCATTCCTCTCCTGATAGCATTCCTCATTGAGAGAATGAGATTCAGACAGGCTCAGGAACACAGTTAATGCAACATGCTAGTATGGAagagctgggacttgaacacAGGTCTGTCTCTTAATCTTTATATTGGATGCCCTGTTTGATGGTTGGTACAATGTCCTGaacttcctcttctctccccacaAGTGAAAATTGCCACCAAGGCTGCACCAATAAATGGGAACACACTAAAGCCTGACAGTGTCCGGTTCCAGCTGGAGACATCATTGAAGCGACTGCAGTGTCCCCGAGTGGACATTTTCTACTTACACATGCCTGACCACGACAACCCTGTGGAAGATACTCTGCAAGCCTGCAACCAGCTACACAAGGAGGTGAGGTGGCCCCCTGGGCTTTGGGAGGGAGGTGGTCTGTGTGCTCAGGTCCTCATCCTGACCCAACCAGGAAAGTAATGTACCAGGGCACCACAGAGCAGCTGGCACAGACCCCACTCCCAGAATTCCCACCACAGTGTCCCCTTCCTGATCTCCTGGGCTGTGCTGGGTTGACACTAAACCTCTTCCCTGCAGGGCAAGTTTGTGGAGCTTGGCCTCTCCAACTATGCCTCATGGGAGGTTGCTGAGATCTGTACCCTCTGCAAGAAAAATGGCTGGATCATGCCCACCGTGTACCAAGTGAGCAGTACCTGGTGTGCCGGGCATCCCTGGACTTAGACACTAGGATTCTGCTGATTCTGGGTTGTCGTTTCCCTTCGAACTGTGTCCTGTGCCCTCTACATAGCAACCTCTCCCCTGCTCAAAGTCTATGGGTTGCGCCAGGTGCCCAAGTCCCTCACCCTGGCCTTCCTTCCTGCCTGAGTGCTTACCTTGGTTGCTTCCTTCCCTGTCCCACTCTGCCCTTCAGCCTGGAACACTTATTACCCTCCCTGGGAGTAGTGCTCAGGTCTCCCTGAGATGGCCCTTCCCAGGAAGCTCCTCCCCCGTCCCAGGAGCCTGAGATTTCAGCTCTGCTTTACCCCCTCTCCCCATTCATTCAATGAATGTTTGTACACCTGCTCAGTGCCAGGCACTGGCCACAGAGGCTCCTAGTGCACCATGAGCGCCTCTTTGTCATTTCCACCTGTTTACACTCTACCTTACAGAGGGCAGAAAGTGTGTCCTTTTGCCTTCTGCTTCTGAATCTGTCATCCCATGTGGCATCAGTTCTCATAAGCGTGGGCTGAAGGAATGAATGTTCCTTGCCCTTAACACCCTCCACCACCAGCATTAGGTATATGCCATGATTGTCGCGGTTTAGGATTATGAAAAACTGACCTATGGTTTTATAAGACACAATGAGGTTCCTTCACTTGACTCCTGCACCCTCTCCACCCAGGGCATGTACAATGGAATCTCACGGAAGGTGGAAACCGAGCTCTTCCCCTGCCTCAGGCACTTTGGATTGAGGTTCTACGCCTACAACCCCTTGGCTGGTATGGCTGCATGGGGACAGCCCCTCTGTGCTGCGTGGGCATTCCTGGGTGGACCCTGCCTATTCCTGTCCTGATGGATGCCCAGCCCAGGTCCAGGATGCTGGACAGCTTTGCCCAGGGGTCTGACTGTGTCTCCATCTGTTTTGTACTTCTCCTTCTGTGTCCAGACTGTGTTGAGTCTGGTAGCCTTGACAGGAGTTTAGGTTGGGCTCTAATTGCCTCCTTCCCACAGGGGGCCTGCTGACCGGAAAGCACAAATATGAAGACAAGGACAGCAAACAGCCTGAGGGCTGCTCTTTTCGGGGTTTAGTGTCAGACATCTACAAGAACTGGTGAGTCTAGGTTAGGGTGGTATTCTGTGAAAAGTGATATGCATCCTGTTAGTTTCAGGTACACAATCCTTGAGGCTGCTTTCCTAGGAAGCAGTCCATTCACTGATGCTGTGACCTGGGTCCTTGAACTCTCCCTGGTCCCTCCTAAGCCATCATCACGATTCTCTGGACAGAACTGTGGGTGCTGGGTGCTGACCCCTGCCGTGTCTTAGCACTGTGTCTGTCCTTCGAAGATGCCCCACTGCCCCCAGTAGGGCAACGACCTTGGATAAACTTAGATGAGCCTGGGGTTGGGTGCTGGCCCTGGCTCCTGGGGCACCGTGAGTctaaatgtttgaaatttttgcaGTAAAATTGTCGTTAATGTGTCTTGTCATGGTTGGACAGCTTTTAGGTTCAGTCTTCTtctcttgtattttattttatttttcattgtttaaacAGCTGGACTAGAGGTGTGTGTCAAATGGTAAAgtactgctttgcaagcatgctGCCCTGCGTTCACACTCCAGTCCCACAGCCAGGGACATAAGTGGAGCATTGGATATTCGCAGTCCCCTGTTAAATCGCTGTGATTTAAGGCTTTATCTgcctggggtgcagctcagtggtggagcacatgCCCAGCATGTGTGCAGCCTTAGATTATACGcttagcactgcaaagaaaacagaaatcccaAACCCCTTGTGTGCACCCCTCCACCACAGGGGTTTGCTATCATCCTTGGTGGCATTAGGAGCCATTGCCCTGACCAGTGGCTCTCTAGTGGCTTTTTGTGCAATGCCAGGGCCAGGCCTCTTCCGTGGGGAATCTGGGCCTTGAGGTCTTTGGCATGTCCCCACCATTGTCCAGGAAGCATGACCAGGTCCTCACCAGCTGTGGTCACAATGTGGGGCTGACTTGGAATGTTTCCTGCCCTCCCTGAGCTGATTTGTGGGGGCAGAGCAAGGAGGTAGCTAAGCCAAGGGCTGAAGCTGTGCTTCTCACAGGTCTTTCTGTTACTCAGAGCTCTGGTGCTATAGGGGATGGGGTTTCCCAACTTACAGGCAGATGTCTTGTAGGATCTGGTGAGCATGAGATGCCATAGTTCTTGTCCTCTGCATCCCTCCCCAACCCAGACTAAAAACGACCCCTGGTTTGTAGGGTCAGGTTTCTGAATGTGTCTGGTGCTTGGAATGCCCAAACCCACATGAGGGCCCAGTTCCCTAGTGGTGCAGGAATTGCACTGCCCTGCAGGGACCCCACAGTCCTGACCCCTGTGCCATCCTCTCCACCTGCTCAGGTACTGGAAGGACGACCACTTCAAGGCTGTCGGCCTGGTGCAGAAGGCCCTGCAGGCTGCCTATGGCACCAATGCCCCCAGCATGACGTCAGCTGCCATGAGGTggatgtaccaccactcccagctgcaGGTAGCCAGGGTCTCTTGTGCTCTGGGGGGAGGGGCTATGGGGGCTTTGAGGGCTCCAGGGCCATTTGGTTACTTGATGACTCCTTAACTCCTCTCAAGGGTCTCTATGGCCTGGCTGTTTTGGGTAGAAATCCTGCTGTTCTCAGAGAACTCTGAGGTGCCTGGTTATAAACACTTTCTTGCAATGGCCTGATTAACTGTGATCATCACAATTTTTACCCGGGGAACCTGGCTCAGAAAGGGTAGTCCTCTTGGCTGAAGTCCACATGGAGTATGGCCCGTGAACATGGACTTGACTCAGAgcctacattttttttaaatattagtacTTATTGCATCCCTTCCTGCCACCCTGGAGACAGACCTACATGTGTAGCTGGGACTACCCCCCTTCCCTGCTGTCCCAGGTTAGTTTCCATCACTGCTTTCTCCAGTGCAGGTGTTCTATGTCAATGGGCCCCCTTTAGTGAGTAACTGGTCAGTGCCAGGCCTGTAGCAAGTACTGTACACAGTGTGTAAATCCAGTATTCACCCTGTACAGTAAAATCAGCAGGAAGCCAAAAGGTCACCTGACCAACccaggattcccttcccccaggtgCTCTGCCAATCACATGGGTGTAGGTGAGGCTTTCACGAGCCAAAAGGTCACTACTGTATGTGGAGGAAACAAATTCCTGCAAGAATACTACAAGCTAAAATAAACAATACAGATCCCAGTCTTAGAAGGGATATGGTGGAGGGGGCCAGTGACTGGAGCCACCATTGTGCAAAAAAGTGCTGAAGTGTGGCCGTCTCCCCTTCCAGGCTAACCTCGGGGACGCCGTCATCCTGGGCATGTCCAGCTTGAAGCAGCTGGAGCAGAACTTGGCTACAACTGAGGAAGGGCCCCTGGAGCCGGCGGTCGTGGAAGCCTTTGATCAAGCCTGGAACCTGGTTGTCCATGAGAGTATCAACTACTTCCGCTAGGCTGGACCTGACTGGGGCTGTGAGGACACTGCCTGTCACCTCTTCATTCTCCCACCCTGACCAGTTTTGACCTTGGGCTGATTCAGCCCGTTCTTTCCCCCTCATCCCTGTCCCAGATCGGTTGTCTTCTGTTTCCCTGCAATCCACTCAGTTGACCCTAGTGGTGGCTGGCTGGCTCTGCCCCAGCACCTCCTGTTGAATAAAATCCAGATGTGTGGGTTGCACTCATCAGTAAATCAGTAACCAATTCCACAGGAGTTAATGCTAGCTGGGCAACCTCTCCTTCTACTCCATTCCTTCACTGTCCACCTGGAAATGGTGTCAGGTCCCACAGGTGAGGGCTCTGTCCCGTACTGCTCCTGTACCTTAGATGTCAACTGTAAGCTCCATGTTGTTTTACTTGTGTTTCTGATTGATTGGCTACAGACTGGGCCTCCCTCAACCTCCGCCCCCATTCTAAGGTATTTTGCTGAAGCAACTCACCACTCAAGAAGACATTAGACACTTAAGTTTTATTAGCAAGGATATTTCAAAGGACACAGATGAAAAGATGCATATGGCCACTCAGAGTATGCCACCCCCCAAGGAGCTAGCACATATCCTAGGAGCTGTCTGAACTTTTGGTATCTTTTAaattgttattgtgggttttttgtttgtttgtttgactttTGATAGGGGTGCCCCAgctccagctggcctggaccttgcaatcctcctgcctcatctcccAAGTGCTTGGGATTGATGATGCTGACAGGTACCCTGGCTTCCGtcattttgtgttttcctgggGCTCACTGCAAACACATGACTGCTGACAGGCTGGGTGGGGAAACTCTGTAAAGCCCCTCTACCCATTTCCTTCTGAGCCTCTCTGTGCAGCTCTCCATTCTCTAGGCTATAGGGCAGGGATCATGAGGAGAGTCTTGCCACCAGGCATCACAACACTGTAGACAGATCAGTTTTCCTTTGGGGTGGTGCTAGgcgggaacccagggcctcacccatacaaggcaagcactctaccagtgaccTGCTACCCCCCATCCCCCCGCAATGTCcagagagtttctttttctttcttcttctttcatttattttcattgttgggGATCGAGATCAGGACTTGTACAAGGTAGGCACGTGCTCTAACCCTGAGctccatccctagcccttttgtgGTACAATTTTAAACTCTCCTCCAATTCCAGCAGTGGCTCTACTCATCTTAACAAAAGACCCGGATGCTAAAGGCAACCTGTCACTCAGCTCCCACTTCTGGAGACTCCCTAGCCATTTGACATGGGTGGGATAAACCTTGCTAAGCTTCAGTTACCCCAGCTGCAAACAGCAGTAACGGCACCTAGCATCTATGTCACAGGGATACCAGGAGGATGGTGTGGAAAGTACATATGACACTTTTAAGGCAGGGCAGGGCCTATTGTATGACCAGCGCAGCTGGAAATCCTCAGGATGGGAGGTTTTACTCTGGTGGAAGGGGCTATTAGTGGAGATGGGCTGGGTCAGCACCTTGCTTTTTTTAAACACTGTGCTCCCCTAACAAACAGTCCTATACCTACTTCTATAAACCAAAGTAGCACAGGCGCtagacaataaaacaaacaagctCTTACCTCTTCTATCAGGTTCTGTTATAGTTCCAAGACTTTTGGTTAAGGAAACTggtacaaagaaaaacaaaaatcaaaaacaacagATGGTTTGAGCTGAGTGGATGTTCTGGAGACTTCTCCTCGTCCCCCTTGAGGCTCAGCCTGACCGAGCCAGTGTGACAGAGGCAGGGAGGCCTTGgctgccaccactcctggcaagTGACAACTTTTCCTGTGTGTGGAATCACCTCTCTAGTGTCCTAGAACTAgaactacaaaagggaaaaaatcttTATGTGGTGACCAGGTCACTATGGATCCTATTCAAGCTGACATTTTGTCCCCTTTATCCCTCTCTACCTCTTTGTGCTGAGGAAACCAAGGCTAACATTCTTTCTCTTCAATTAAACCAGACAATCTTCTCCCCTTTATCTCTTTCTGATCACTGAGGAATGAAACTGTCAGCCCCAAACATACAGTAAATTGGGAGAAGCAAGGTGGGCACCTGCTAAGGGAAATGAATCTTGTCATGTCTTCAAACTGAACCTTTGAGCATTCCTTTAAAATGTGGACGTTTTCTTTCAGAATTGCAAGGACAGAGTTTTGAGAGgctactccatcagcctttcCTATGCTATTTTTTATATTGGCTCTGGCATTATTCTCAGAGTTGGTTTGTCCCGCGATCCTTTGATTTGTGCTTTCCTGTGTACCTGAATGGACAGGCTCATGTCACTACACCCAGTGatgttggagatagggtctcaggaacttttgccctgctggcctcctgatctctgcctccaagtaactaggatttcagacttgagccactgcttCCAGTTTATGCACTATTTTAATACTTGTCAATCTCAGCAGTGGTTTCTCTCTGGTCTTAGGCTTCCTGCCTGTTATCCATAAGTTTCTCAGCCTCACTCTGGGCCTCCTGTAGGAGATGGGGGCACAGGCACATTACTGTTTAGACCCAGAATGTCCTCCAATAACTGATGTATGGAATGTTTAGCCCTAGCTAGTGGCACAATTTGGAGAAGATAGCACCTTAAGGAGGTAGCACCCTACTTGTGTGCGTAGGTCATTGGGGTGTGCCTTGGAGGGGATATCCAGAAGCCAGGCCCCTACCCTTCTCTGTTTCATTTCCTGGCTACCAGGAGGTGAGCAGCTTACTCTAACCATGCTGCCTACCATGAGGTTTAGCCTCAGTCCAGGCCCAAGGCATGAGGGCCAATCCACCATGGACTTGAATCTCTGAACCCCTAAGCAAAAATAAACCTTCTTGTCTTTTAAGTTgttcatctcaggtattttattacagcaacagaaagcaaacagaaaattaGTAGTGAGAAGTAGGGTCATTGCAGTGACAGTTCCTGACCATGTGGTTCAGAAGCCTTTGGTGTTGACTTATGGGAAGAGTTGGGAAGAGTTGGAGAAGTAAGCCAGAGAAAACTTTGACTGGTGATAGCAAAGCTTCACTGGTAATTCTGGTGAGGCGCAGAAGGTCAGAATGCTGATAGGAATTTGGACAGTAAGAGTGCTTAGGGGTGTTCAGGTGGAAAGGAGCACTAGATTAGAAATTAGACAAGTTTAAGTTGTagcaaagaacttgtctacattttgtccatatCCCGCGAGAGGCCGCACTTATAGAAATAGAACTGATTTTCCTGGtggaagaaattttaaagttGCCCAGTATTCAGTCATCTCTGAAGATGATAGGAAATTTGCAATAGGCACATAAAAAGTTGCCAATATCACTAGTTCACACCCCCTAGAACAGGTTAGGGCAGGGGGCGTAAAAAAAAGGCAGTGCCAAGTGTTGATGAAGGTTTGAAGGAACTAGAATCTTTACAACATGCTGATGGAAATTAAAATGGAGACATTAATTGGGAAACCATTCTGGTAGTTTCTGAAAAGTTTTAAACCCAGAGTTATCATATCACTCAACATCTTACTCCTTAGGTACAACCAAAGAGCTGTGAAAGCTGTGTCCACACAAAAGTTCTGTGTGAGTGTTTGTAGCAGCTTTGTTCATAATAGGTAACAAATGGAAATATCAGTCAGCTGGCAATGGAGAAGCAGAAGATAAAAGCTGCCAAGAGGGCTTCTGGGCCAAGCCACTGGTTCATCTCAATTCAGGCCTGTCCATGGATCACATACCAATGTCTCAAATTTCCCTTCTGCATGCACTTCAGAAGCATGGGGCTCCACAATTGTTTATGAGCAAGTACGTTTGTGCTCCATAGAGTTTTGTATAATAAGGCAATTTCCCTATGACACTGTGTCCCCACCCTTAAACTTGGAATCATAAAACCAAATTTCTGTGTTCATTGTTGAATTCATAACCAAATGTAGCAGCATGCTCAGTACTGTCAGATGTCTTATGTTTGATTAAGTGAACTTCCAAAGCTTCACTTTGACTCCATGAATTGATGGAAGAAGAAGTACTGGAATTAACTGGTTTTCTACTTGAAGCTTCTGATGCTGATCTGTAGTCACACCATTGGTGGTTAAAGAGAGCAATGGTTGCCAAGTCTCTCTGTCCTACTGAAGCTTAAGTAAAGGATGGCCATCGTGCTCCCTCAGCACTGACCAGCTGATAGCAACGCGTCAGGATCTACAGCTGTATTCATCTGACATGCATAAGAAAACGTGGAATCAAAGGGAGCAAATTTAAGTCAGGCACTAGTGTctcttgcctgtaatcttagctacttgggaggctgagatcagtttgcgatcagtctgggcaaatagttttcaagaccccatctccaaactaaccagagaaaaagggactggaggtgtggcccatgcagtagagtgcttgctttgcaaatgcaaagccccgatttcaaaaccccagtcaggatgctggtggctctcacctgtaatcctagctactcagagggcagagtccaggaggatcagggttcaaagccagcctggcaaatagttcctaagaccctatctcaaaaaaaaaaaaaaaatcacaaaatagggcATGTGGGGTCCAtcaaggtgaagggcctgagttcaaaccccagtaccacacacacacac
The sequence above is a segment of the Castor canadensis chromosome 7, mCasCan1.hap1v2, whole genome shotgun sequence genome. Coding sequences within it:
- the LOC109687481 gene encoding aflatoxin B1 aldehyde reductase member 3-like is translated as MSRPASQARPATVLGAMLMGSSMDASASAAAVRAFVDRGHTEIDTAFVYKDGQSETLLGGMGLGLGRSGCKVKIATKAAPINGNTLKPDSVRFQLETSLKRLQCPRVDIFYLHMPDHDNPVEDTLQACNQLHKEGKFVELGLSNYASWEVAEICTLCKKNGWIMPTVYQGMYNGISRKVETELFPCLRHFGLRFYAYNPLAGGLLTGKHKYEDKDSKQPEGCSFRGLVSDIYKNWYWKDDHFKAVGLVQKALQAAYGTNAPSMTSAAMRWMYHHSQLQANLGDAVILGMSSLKQLEQNLATTEEGPLEPAVVEAFDQAWNLVVHESINYFR